In a single window of the Pseudodesulfovibrio profundus genome:
- a CDS encoding penicillin-binding transpeptidase domain-containing protein produces MAKGSQGRKDLSKVKIGLVMVLFAVALVGLWARTGWVQLHDGSALLSKASKQSHAAEYEFGERGRIFDRNGAMLATSVEAKSVYARPFQIENIDVAADTLSRDLKISRRTVYRKLKSKKKFVWIKRQVTDRETAAIERADLKGISLLSEYSRIYPNGHLSGQLLGFVNIDGQGLEGIERIYNERMKPGKAEYVVQRDAKGGRMYLDAQGREMDINGLDIRLTIDTHIQHAAEQALATSIEKYQARAGIVMVVDVDSGDILAMANYPFFNPNAVSKSTASQRRLRAITDVYEPGSTMKPFLFAAALEEGVIEPDTLINCENGRWRVGGKTIRDTHPEKWLPAHKVMRYSSNIGTAKIGLDLGAGVYHSYLSRLGFGEKTNIGLQGETRGIMMPPDKWTSVDLAAISFGQGIGTTAIQMAKGFLTLANGGVTKDLRLIKSPEKARKNNAEQIFSQQTADTVLSMMKDVVHEDGTGRRARIAGITMAGKTGTAQKAAKGGYGDQYLSSFVALVPALDPELLVITMVDEPQKSNYGSMVAAPVCREVTVRTLAYHGKLSETLDTAVAENISVESLVEHPLEQSMDAPRQQPMTDRVPDFRQLPVRRALELLVKKGIVPVIKGQGMTVKRQEPAAGQPWPDDANKEGTDDVFVLWLS; encoded by the coding sequence ATGGCTAAAGGCAGCCAAGGGCGCAAAGATCTCAGCAAAGTGAAGATTGGACTGGTAATGGTCCTCTTCGCTGTTGCGCTTGTGGGTCTTTGGGCCAGGACAGGATGGGTGCAACTGCACGATGGCAGCGCCCTTCTGAGCAAAGCATCGAAACAAAGCCATGCCGCTGAATATGAATTCGGCGAGCGGGGCCGTATTTTCGATCGCAACGGAGCGATGCTTGCCACCAGTGTGGAGGCAAAATCCGTCTATGCGCGTCCTTTCCAGATAGAAAATATCGATGTTGCCGCCGACACCCTGTCTCGTGATCTGAAAATTTCACGCCGCACAGTCTACCGCAAACTCAAATCCAAGAAGAAATTCGTCTGGATAAAACGACAGGTGACCGACAGGGAAACTGCGGCCATCGAACGCGCCGATCTCAAGGGCATCAGCCTCCTCAGTGAATATTCCCGCATCTACCCCAATGGGCACCTGTCCGGTCAACTTCTCGGCTTCGTCAATATCGACGGTCAGGGCCTGGAAGGTATCGAGCGAATCTACAACGAGCGCATGAAGCCCGGCAAAGCCGAATATGTGGTCCAGCGCGACGCCAAGGGCGGTCGGATGTACCTCGACGCCCAGGGCCGCGAGATGGACATCAACGGTCTCGACATTCGATTGACCATCGACACACACATCCAACATGCCGCTGAACAGGCGCTGGCAACCTCCATTGAGAAGTATCAGGCCAGAGCCGGTATCGTCATGGTGGTGGACGTGGATTCCGGCGACATCCTTGCCATGGCCAACTACCCGTTCTTCAATCCGAACGCGGTCTCCAAATCCACAGCGTCACAGCGCCGCCTGCGCGCCATCACCGATGTGTACGAACCCGGCTCCACCATGAAGCCGTTTCTTTTTGCCGCTGCACTCGAAGAAGGCGTTATCGAACCGGATACGCTCATCAACTGCGAGAATGGTCGCTGGCGGGTCGGAGGCAAGACCATCCGCGACACCCACCCGGAAAAATGGCTCCCGGCCCATAAGGTCATGCGCTACTCCTCCAACATCGGTACCGCGAAGATCGGTTTGGATCTCGGCGCTGGCGTCTACCATTCCTACCTTTCCCGCCTCGGATTTGGTGAAAAGACCAACATCGGGCTTCAGGGCGAAACCCGCGGCATCATGATGCCGCCGGACAAGTGGACCAGCGTCGATCTGGCCGCCATCAGCTTTGGTCAGGGCATCGGTACTACGGCCATCCAGATGGCAAAGGGTTTTCTCACTTTGGCCAATGGCGGCGTCACCAAAGACCTCCGGTTGATCAAATCACCGGAAAAAGCTCGTAAAAACAACGCAGAGCAGATTTTCAGCCAACAGACCGCTGACACGGTTCTTTCCATGATGAAAGACGTTGTTCACGAGGACGGCACCGGCCGCAGAGCACGCATCGCAGGCATCACCATGGCCGGTAAAACCGGCACCGCTCAAAAAGCGGCCAAGGGTGGTTACGGCGATCAATATCTTTCTTCCTTCGTCGCATTGGTTCCCGCTCTGGACCCGGAACTCCTGGTGATCACCATGGTCGATGAGCCGCAGAAATCCAACTACGGCTCCATGGTTGCCGCTCCCGTCTGCCGGGAAGTGACCGTGCGCACACTGGCCTATCACGGCAAGCTCTCAGAGACCCTTGATACGGCAGTGGCAGAGAATATTTCCGTAGAATCCCTTGTCGAGCACCCTCTGGAACAATCCATGGATGCTCCGAGACAGCAACCAATGACGGATCGTGTTCCGGATTTCAGACAGCTTCCCGTACGCCGGGCGCTGGAGTTGCTCGTCAAAAAAGGGATAGTCCCGGTCATCAAGGGCCAGGGCATGACAGTCAAACGGCAGGAACCCGCTGCAGGGCAACCATGGCCGGATGACGCAAATAAGGAGGGAACGGATGATGTTTTTGTTCTCTGGCTCTCCTAG
- the rsmH gene encoding 16S rRNA (cytosine(1402)-N(4))-methyltransferase RsmH, which produces MPKYNVDPASIHTTVLLHEVVEWLRPKPGGRYMDGTLGMGGHSQAIMQAAEGQAELLGLDRDTTALGHARRRLEEFAERVNLFHLPFSRFEEALDELGWDEIDGAVLDLGVSSMQLDEADRGFSFIHDGPLDMRMNPDSGDPSAADLVRTLKHGDLARIIRVYGEDPLAGKIASAILKARDKGAITRTLQLAEIVRLAYPPKMRHTARNHPATRTFQGLRIAVNRETEELEYYLKTIVGRLKPGGRVAIISFHSLEDRAVKHSFRDAAKGCKCPPHQIHCTCGGVPELKVLTKKPQLPTEEELKVNSRSRSAKLRVAERLTADGEEV; this is translated from the coding sequence ATGCCTAAGTACAACGTGGACCCGGCGTCCATTCACACAACAGTTCTTTTACATGAGGTGGTTGAGTGGCTTCGCCCCAAACCAGGCGGTCGTTACATGGACGGCACCCTGGGCATGGGCGGGCACAGCCAGGCCATTATGCAGGCTGCAGAAGGTCAGGCAGAGCTGCTGGGGCTCGATAGGGATACAACGGCGCTGGGACATGCGCGGCGGCGGCTTGAGGAATTCGCCGAACGCGTCAACCTGTTCCACCTGCCCTTCTCCCGCTTCGAGGAAGCCCTGGACGAACTCGGATGGGACGAGATTGACGGCGCGGTTCTGGACCTCGGCGTATCGTCCATGCAGCTCGATGAAGCCGATAGAGGATTCAGCTTCATACACGACGGCCCCCTCGACATGCGGATGAACCCGGATTCCGGCGACCCTTCGGCCGCTGATCTGGTGAGAACGCTTAAACACGGTGATCTGGCGCGGATCATCCGGGTCTACGGGGAAGATCCCCTGGCCGGAAAGATAGCGTCTGCAATACTGAAGGCTCGGGATAAAGGAGCGATTACGAGGACGCTCCAATTGGCAGAAATAGTCCGGCTCGCCTATCCGCCCAAGATGCGGCATACGGCCCGGAACCATCCTGCCACCCGAACATTTCAGGGACTGCGCATAGCGGTCAACAGGGAAACAGAGGAACTCGAGTACTACCTTAAAACCATAGTCGGACGACTGAAGCCCGGCGGACGAGTTGCCATTATTTCGTTCCACTCCCTGGAGGACAGGGCAGTGAAACATTCGTTCAGGGATGCCGCTAAAGGATGCAAATGCCCCCCGCATCAAATCCACTGCACCTGCGGCGGCGTTCCCGAACTGAAAGTACTGACGAAAAAACCGCAACTTCCCACCGAAGAAGAGTTGAAAGTGAATTCCAGAAGCCGAAGCGCGAAACTGCGCGTGGCCGAACGACTCACAGCCGATGGAGAGGAAGTATGA
- a CDS encoding division/cell wall cluster transcriptional repressor MraZ — protein sequence MKFRGHAHRSLDDKGRLVLPPEFRDLIRSEVPDATIVLTIYDKHVIGITPDQWTLLESELEKVKTPSRALQNTIRILYSGYTETPVGKQGRIAIPAHLRKSGKLEKDVVVLGAGRRFEIWPADSYERLLDEDYDVSDELAENNVSMPF from the coding sequence ATGAAATTCAGAGGTCACGCACATAGAAGCCTGGACGACAAGGGACGGCTGGTTTTGCCGCCCGAGTTCCGGGATCTTATCCGGTCGGAAGTACCGGATGCGACCATCGTGCTGACCATCTACGACAAACATGTCATCGGCATTACCCCGGATCAATGGACACTCCTCGAAAGTGAACTGGAAAAGGTGAAAACGCCGAGCCGTGCGCTCCAGAACACCATCCGTATTTTGTACTCCGGTTACACGGAAACGCCTGTGGGCAAGCAGGGACGCATAGCCATTCCCGCGCACCTGCGCAAGTCCGGCAAGCTGGAGAAGGATGTTGTGGTGCTGGGAGCAGGGCGACGCTTTGAGATATGGCCTGCCGACAGTTATGAACGCCTGCTCGACGAGGATTACGACGTGTCCGACGAGCTGGCGGAAAACAACGTCAGCATGCCGTTCTAA
- a CDS encoding IS1595-like element ISDae1 family transposase → MYERKSRLSPQKRARLIEHFIAGTTARAAAQLVDVNKNTAATFFTRLRKIIADEMEKASPFDGEIEVDESYFGGVRKGKRGRGAAGKVPVFGLLKRGGRVYTVMIPNARSTTLLPIMERMILPDSIVYTDAFRSYDALDVSDFHHVRINHSERFVDRQNHINGIENFWNQAKRHLRRFNGIPRDSFFLFLKECEWRFNCGDHKMLLKQLKKWINQRGKS, encoded by the coding sequence ATGTACGAAAGGAAAAGCAGGCTCAGCCCACAGAAGCGGGCCAGGCTCATTGAGCACTTCATTGCCGGCACAACGGCACGTGCTGCCGCTCAACTGGTGGACGTCAACAAGAACACGGCGGCCACGTTTTTCACTCGGCTGAGGAAAATCATTGCCGATGAGATGGAAAAGGCATCGCCATTCGACGGTGAGATTGAAGTTGATGAGAGCTACTTCGGAGGAGTCAGGAAAGGCAAGCGCGGTCGAGGTGCTGCAGGGAAAGTCCCTGTTTTCGGCTTGTTGAAGCGTGGAGGGCGGGTTTATACGGTCATGATCCCAAACGCCCGGAGCACGACACTTCTCCCCATCATGGAGCGTATGATCTTGCCGGACAGTATCGTGTACACTGACGCTTTCAGAAGCTATGATGCGCTGGATGTCTCGGACTTCCACCATGTGCGGATCAATCACTCTGAAAGGTTCGTGGACAGGCAAAACCACATCAATGGGATTGAGAACTTTTGGAACCAAGCCAAGCGCCACCTCCGCCGGTTCAACGGCATCCCCAGGGACAGTTTTTTCCTGTTCCTTAAAGAGTGTGAGTGGCGGTTCAATTGTGGTGACCATAAAATGTTACTTAAGCAACTGAAAAAGTGGATTAATCAGCGGGGAAAATCCTAG
- the pyk gene encoding pyruvate kinase, translated as MDRHIKIIATLGPGTDSYEAVKELVESGAKIFRLNFSHGGREFFEKMVVIIRRLEKETGLTLTILQDLSGPKIRTCDVGLGAIEVSKGTEVLLGVPDKAEGVEEPFICLDIPELFEGVKVGDPVALSDGMIRFRVKKIEDEFLIRLEAINSGMCPPRKGITFPGTKTPLAPLTEKDKADLAIGMEIGVDVVAMSFVQKPEDICNLRAEMIQYGRRIPIIAKLERIAALESLDAIIAEADGIMVARGDLGLELDLAELPVAQKRIIKACNAAGKPVIVATQMLLSMVNSPMATRAETTDVANAILDGADCVMLSEETAIGRYPGDTVRFMRKIAYEIERFMFESGLAGPATDKEKEHPSTFLAHAAAMLAGKTDAKAIVCHSTSGATSRILSSRRPKQSVYALSSDPIVRHFTNLSWGVIPAEPLDVIDDHQERAEVFVRQSPDFVEGDIVIVTAGQPEKGKTVTQTNVVKLYEKLAKEVN; from the coding sequence ATGGACAGACATATCAAGATTATCGCAACACTCGGGCCTGGTACTGATTCCTACGAAGCAGTCAAGGAACTGGTAGAATCCGGGGCGAAAATCTTTCGCCTGAACTTTTCCCATGGTGGAAGAGAATTTTTCGAAAAGATGGTTGTCATCATCCGGCGACTGGAAAAAGAGACCGGCCTGACCCTGACCATCCTGCAGGACCTCTCCGGTCCCAAAATCAGAACCTGCGATGTCGGACTCGGCGCCATTGAAGTCTCCAAGGGGACCGAAGTGCTGCTGGGTGTTCCCGACAAGGCCGAAGGTGTGGAAGAACCGTTCATCTGCCTGGATATTCCTGAACTGTTCGAAGGCGTTAAAGTGGGCGACCCGGTTGCCTTGTCCGATGGAATGATCCGTTTTCGTGTCAAGAAGATCGAGGATGAGTTCCTTATCAGACTGGAGGCGATCAACTCCGGCATGTGTCCGCCCCGAAAGGGTATTACCTTCCCGGGCACCAAGACTCCGCTCGCACCGCTGACCGAAAAGGACAAGGCGGATCTGGCCATCGGCATGGAGATCGGCGTGGATGTCGTTGCCATGAGTTTCGTGCAGAAGCCCGAAGATATCTGCAACCTTCGCGCGGAGATGATTCAGTACGGACGGCGGATTCCGATCATTGCCAAGCTGGAGCGAATTGCCGCTCTCGAAAGCCTCGATGCAATCATTGCCGAAGCCGACGGAATCATGGTGGCTCGCGGTGATCTGGGATTGGAACTGGACCTGGCCGAACTGCCCGTTGCCCAGAAGCGCATCATCAAGGCGTGCAACGCTGCCGGAAAGCCGGTCATCGTGGCAACTCAGATGCTGCTCTCCATGGTCAATTCGCCCATGGCCACCCGTGCGGAAACCACGGACGTCGCCAACGCCATTCTGGATGGTGCCGACTGTGTCATGCTCTCCGAAGAAACCGCCATTGGCCGGTACCCCGGAGATACGGTCCGGTTCATGCGCAAGATCGCCTACGAGATCGAACGATTCATGTTCGAATCCGGTCTGGCCGGTCCGGCGACAGACAAGGAAAAGGAGCACCCCTCCACTTTCCTGGCCCATGCCGCAGCTATGCTGGCAGGCAAGACGGACGCTAAGGCCATTGTGTGTCACTCCACATCCGGAGCCACGTCCCGCATCCTTTCGTCGCGTCGACCGAAGCAGTCAGTGTATGCGTTGAGCTCCGATCCTATCGTTCGGCACTTCACAAATCTTTCCTGGGGGGTTATCCCGGCGGAACCACTCGATGTCATTGACGATCATCAGGAACGGGCAGAGGTCTTTGTTCGGCAGTCTCCAGATTTTGTGGAGGGCGATATCGTCATCGTCACCGCCGGACAACCTGAAAAGGGTAAGACCGTGACCCAGACCAACGTTGTCAAGCTCTATGAAAAGCTAGCTAAAGAAGTAAATTGA
- a CDS encoding HD-GYP domain-containing protein: MSNYNIPDGLNEEYYQISQDILGSFNKYRPPLNIYSFKEDVARIMPYYKVGGRLSNEQIEELAQMTNEGLIFVSREDHPVYVKHISYQLDLVLVDKNLKEKEIADIFTQALTRRLEEFFEQPVPAVFDKLWVDLMVLTEYLYEDIRRVKALVRRLHKKHSLANHSLNSGFLGLALWSKLKGKNFTDGVKRKTFDRMTAGLFLHDLGMAKVPPFIREKNKPLGPDERSKVNNHTKTGFEMLSKLNLRYPEVEQCVTEHHERVNGSGYPSKSKEQGFAGRLCAVADSFCAMIADRPYAEGMTMVQAANDLASDGRYDQEMTKALQIMLMVDLKMKK, from the coding sequence ATGAGTAATTACAACATCCCCGATGGACTGAACGAAGAGTACTACCAGATCAGCCAGGACATACTCGGCAGCTTCAACAAGTACCGTCCACCGCTCAACATCTACAGCTTCAAGGAAGATGTTGCCCGGATCATGCCCTACTACAAAGTGGGCGGACGGTTGAGTAACGAGCAGATCGAAGAACTGGCACAGATGACGAACGAAGGGCTCATTTTCGTTTCACGCGAAGATCACCCTGTTTACGTCAAGCACATCAGCTACCAGCTTGATCTTGTCCTCGTAGACAAGAACCTGAAAGAAAAGGAAATCGCTGATATTTTCACTCAGGCTCTGACGCGGCGGTTGGAAGAGTTCTTCGAGCAGCCGGTTCCTGCGGTGTTCGATAAGCTGTGGGTGGATCTGATGGTTCTAACGGAATATCTGTATGAGGATATCCGTCGAGTCAAAGCACTGGTGCGCAGACTGCATAAGAAGCATTCACTGGCAAATCACAGCTTGAACAGCGGGTTTCTGGGGCTTGCTTTGTGGAGCAAACTCAAGGGCAAGAATTTCACTGACGGTGTGAAACGCAAGACCTTTGATCGCATGACGGCTGGGTTGTTTCTGCATGATCTGGGCATGGCCAAAGTGCCGCCGTTCATTCGCGAGAAGAATAAGCCTTTGGGACCTGATGAGCGAAGCAAGGTCAATAATCACACCAAGACCGGGTTCGAGATGTTGAGCAAGCTCAACCTGCGTTATCCCGAAGTCGAGCAGTGCGTTACCGAACACCATGAGCGGGTCAATGGCTCCGGCTACCCCTCCAAAAGCAAGGAACAGGGATTTGCCGGACGGTTGTGCGCCGTGGCCGATTCCTTCTGCGCCATGATTGCCGACAGGCCCTACGCCGAAGGCATGACCATGGTCCAGGCGGCCAATGATCTGGCCTCAGACGGTCGGTATGATCAGGAGATGACCAAGGCGTTGCAGATCATGCTGATGGTTGATTTGAAAATGAAGAAATAA
- a CDS encoding CBS domain-containing protein, with product MMLRKRAWDMMRDEFPTVQEDASLAETIRVMRKAMINDPDSQVVVVKSKGGKLVGAINLWKLFKAVKQSVLKDDNLISAGDVDWDQQFANACLICTQMRLDDYIIRNPPILKPNEPILLVLDTFLKSRRDWALVVEGERVMGVVYVTDVYREMTRDMVQVF from the coding sequence ATGATGCTCAGAAAGCGCGCCTGGGACATGATGCGCGACGAATTCCCGACCGTACAGGAAGATGCCAGCCTCGCTGAAACCATCCGCGTCATGCGCAAGGCCATGATCAACGATCCTGATTCACAGGTGGTCGTTGTCAAGAGTAAGGGCGGCAAGCTTGTCGGCGCCATCAATCTCTGGAAGCTGTTCAAGGCCGTTAAGCAGTCGGTCCTGAAGGACGACAACCTCATCAGCGCCGGGGACGTGGATTGGGATCAGCAGTTTGCCAATGCTTGCCTGATCTGCACGCAGATGCGCCTGGATGATTACATCATCCGCAATCCGCCCATCCTGAAGCCCAACGAACCGATCCTTCTCGTGCTCGACACCTTTCTCAAGTCCCGCCGAGATTGGGCGCTGGTCGTCGAGGGCGAGCGCGTCATGGGCGTGGTCTACGTCACCGACGTCTACCGCGAAATGACACGGGATATGGTGCAGGTTTTTTAA
- a CDS encoding DUF3108 domain-containing protein, translating into MRKISIAIALILMLTCASLATAGVKTPFGPGEKLSYEIHWTFVHAGNAELEMMPDTEMNGVKARHFKATARTVPWVDAFYKVRDTMESWTDMDVSYALRHLKDQNEGNYHKKVDLVFDKDQNVTRRYVKGELRETLPQPDIVFDTMSVLYNFRKQLLYKTMQFGVNVTDGKKTVMGESYVETTEDVETPMGVIRAFKVVLDIKHLSGVFKKSKDAELVVWFSADERRIPVKVRSKVVVGHFTLELVDYRPPKSNNM; encoded by the coding sequence ATGAGAAAAATTTCTATTGCTATTGCCCTGATCCTGATGCTGACGTGTGCGAGCCTGGCCACTGCTGGAGTGAAGACTCCCTTTGGTCCCGGAGAAAAGCTTTCCTATGAAATTCATTGGACTTTCGTGCACGCTGGCAATGCCGAACTGGAAATGATGCCCGATACGGAAATGAACGGTGTCAAAGCTCGCCATTTCAAGGCCACGGCACGAACCGTTCCATGGGTCGATGCGTTCTATAAGGTGCGGGACACCATGGAATCATGGACGGATATGGATGTTTCCTACGCTCTTCGTCATCTGAAGGATCAGAACGAAGGCAACTATCACAAGAAGGTGGACCTCGTTTTTGACAAGGACCAGAACGTGACCCGCCGATATGTGAAGGGAGAGCTGAGAGAGACCCTACCGCAGCCGGACATCGTCTTTGATACCATGTCGGTTCTCTATAACTTCAGGAAGCAACTGCTGTACAAGACCATGCAGTTTGGAGTGAATGTCACGGATGGCAAAAAGACCGTGATGGGTGAATCGTACGTCGAGACAACAGAGGATGTCGAAACACCCATGGGAGTCATCCGGGCGTTCAAGGTCGTGCTCGACATCAAGCACTTGTCCGGCGTGTTCAAAAAAAGCAAGGATGCCGAGCTGGTTGTCTGGTTTTCAGCCGATGAACGACGCATCCCGGTCAAGGTCAGATCCAAAGTTGTGGTGGGGCATTTTACCCTCGAACTGGTGGACTACCGCCCGCCAAAATCAAACAACATGTGA
- a CDS encoding helix-turn-helix domain-containing protein: MSKLFGDYIRSRRESLRESDPDYSIRKVAQRIGIHHSYLSKIERGEPASLSEKRMVALAEELGDDPELLMAMCGRVSEEVRRAVFDDPEWVKQKLDDIKIGRNDED; encoded by the coding sequence GTGAGTAAGCTTTTTGGAGATTATATACGATCAAGGCGTGAGTCGCTACGCGAGAGTGATCCGGATTATTCCATCAGGAAAGTTGCGCAGAGAATAGGCATACACCATTCGTACCTCAGTAAAATCGAGCGCGGGGAACCGGCATCTCTTTCTGAGAAGCGCATGGTGGCGCTTGCCGAAGAACTCGGTGATGACCCTGAATTGCTCATGGCCATGTGCGGCCGAGTCTCCGAGGAGGTGCGTCGGGCTGTCTTTGACGATCCCGAATGGGTCAAACAGAAGCTCGATGACATAAAAATAGGGCGCAATGACGAAGACTAG
- the rlmD gene encoding 23S rRNA (uracil(1939)-C(5))-methyltransferase RlmD, which translates to MILEKNSVVECEIESLAYGGKGVARIDGMAVFVAGGLPGDTVKARLVKVKKRFAEAVAESVVSPSDKRVEPACPHYGTCGGCTAQDLDYAEQLAQKADQVKSSLVRIGGVNNPPMDAPVASPAIWRYRNKMEFAFEQQDDQLFLGLRAHPEKSERLGRVFDLEECHLCAKRDVAIMHCVRDFCRDSNVTAYHPQEGTGFWRHLVLRHTSIGQVQVHLITTADDRKYNLTEELGDILADRFPEVVSYVHSTRTKRSTVAYGEEVVYRLGHKFVEERLPKGDDSIRYHLAPNTFFQTNSGGAAELFSTIDEFAGLEGNETVLDLYCGAGAIGLYLADKAAQVVGYEVNEEAIGKAWSSAKLNRINNCEFHALSLDSGIEGVEDLPTPDLIVVDPPRSGMQPKTIESILSMAPPKIVAVSCDPATLARDVKQLAEKYDVTRVRPVDMFPHTHHIETVALLVRR; encoded by the coding sequence ATGATTCTGGAAAAAAACAGCGTTGTGGAATGTGAGATCGAATCCCTGGCCTATGGTGGTAAGGGAGTAGCACGGATAGACGGTATGGCTGTCTTCGTGGCCGGTGGATTGCCGGGCGATACTGTCAAGGCCCGTCTGGTCAAAGTAAAAAAACGGTTCGCCGAGGCCGTGGCCGAATCCGTGGTTTCACCTTCTGACAAGCGAGTGGAACCGGCATGTCCCCATTATGGCACGTGCGGAGGCTGCACGGCTCAGGATCTGGACTATGCCGAACAACTGGCTCAGAAGGCCGATCAGGTCAAGAGCAGTTTGGTGCGCATCGGCGGAGTGAATAATCCTCCCATGGACGCGCCGGTCGCGTCCCCCGCCATCTGGCGCTACCGAAACAAAATGGAATTTGCCTTTGAGCAGCAGGATGACCAGCTGTTCCTGGGACTTCGCGCCCACCCGGAAAAGAGTGAGCGTCTGGGCAGAGTCTTTGATCTCGAAGAGTGTCACCTGTGTGCCAAACGCGATGTGGCTATTATGCATTGTGTGCGCGATTTCTGTCGCGATTCCAATGTGACGGCTTACCATCCGCAGGAAGGCACCGGTTTCTGGCGTCATCTTGTCTTGCGCCATACATCCATCGGTCAGGTGCAGGTTCACCTCATCACCACGGCGGATGATCGCAAGTACAACCTGACAGAAGAGTTGGGCGATATTCTTGCCGATCGATTCCCCGAGGTTGTGTCCTACGTGCATTCGACCCGCACCAAGCGGTCTACTGTGGCCTACGGTGAAGAGGTTGTGTACCGACTGGGACACAAATTCGTAGAAGAGCGTTTGCCCAAGGGCGACGACTCAATCCGGTACCACCTTGCGCCGAACACCTTCTTCCAGACCAATAGCGGCGGCGCGGCGGAGTTGTTCTCCACCATTGATGAGTTCGCCGGTCTGGAAGGCAACGAGACCGTGCTTGATCTGTACTGCGGTGCCGGAGCCATCGGGTTGTACCTGGCGGACAAGGCAGCACAGGTCGTTGGTTATGAAGTCAACGAAGAGGCCATCGGCAAGGCATGGTCCAGCGCCAAGCTCAACCGGATCAACAACTGCGAATTTCACGCATTGTCTCTGGATTCCGGTATTGAAGGCGTTGAGGATCTGCCCACGCCTGATCTGATCGTGGTCGATCCGCCGAGGTCCGGCATGCAGCCGAAAACCATCGAGTCGATCCTGAGCATGGCACCGCCGAAAATCGTTGCCGTGTCCTGCGATCCGGCCACTCTGGCCAGAGATGTCAAACAGCTCGCGGAAAAGTACGATGTGACCCGGGTCCGTCCGGTGGACATGTTCCCCCACACCCACCACATCGAAACCGTGGCCTTGCTGGTTCGTCGATAA